One genomic segment of Methanocorpusculum sp. includes these proteins:
- a CDS encoding preprotein translocase subunit SecD: MSSKKSPAPKKAKKEYTGWSAVIRDPRVILVLVLVALSLAAIFVPFGDREGFTNLQFGLDLDGGSWIQLELQSEVVTIGQGADVNVVAESVGKTLDCTVVPISLTKIEVQKSATVDELRAAVEAAGATYVGSNPGVGTDTADTIKRILESKLNSLGTSDVKVNTLTNMDGVTQFVRIEMAGVDLQTAQELVGTQGLFELRIVTTGNETAHVLYGDSVVSVQTPTQNPAGSNNWGVAFGIDNAGAEALQQACIYYGATTNPTAHELEMYLDGNLVYSAPLSSDLASSIAKNPVNSLYAGTGSGDEGKAQAQELEIHLRAGALPVQVQIAGSGSTSAVLGDYFKVVCLIAAIAALAAVALMVYLRYRTPEIVLPMIATNVSEIIILLGIAVFIQQLDIAAIAALIAVLGTGIDQLVIITDEVMHEGRVPSQALYLKRLKRALVIIMTSAATVIIAMFPLIIMDLSTLKGFAIISILGILIGVLLTRPAYGKVVMEIMAK, translated from the coding sequence ATGAGTTCCAAAAAAAGCCCTGCCCCGAAAAAAGCGAAGAAGGAGTACACCGGCTGGAGTGCTGTGATTCGTGACCCACGGGTGATTCTTGTACTTGTACTGGTGGCTCTTTCACTTGCGGCGATCTTTGTTCCGTTTGGTGACCGTGAAGGTTTTACGAATCTGCAGTTCGGTCTCGATCTGGATGGAGGTTCATGGATACAACTGGAGCTCCAGTCCGAAGTCGTCACCATTGGTCAGGGTGCTGATGTTAACGTAGTAGCGGAAAGTGTGGGAAAAACACTTGACTGTACTGTTGTTCCTATCAGTCTGACCAAGATCGAAGTTCAGAAATCTGCGACCGTAGATGAACTTCGTGCCGCAGTTGAGGCTGCAGGTGCCACATATGTTGGGTCAAATCCAGGAGTTGGTACTGATACGGCAGATACGATTAAGCGTATTCTCGAATCCAAGTTAAACAGTCTTGGAACGAGTGATGTGAAGGTCAACACGCTCACGAATATGGATGGTGTTACCCAATTTGTCCGCATTGAGATGGCGGGCGTAGATCTGCAAACAGCTCAGGAACTTGTCGGGACACAGGGTCTCTTCGAGCTTCGTATCGTTACGACCGGAAATGAAACGGCTCATGTCTTATATGGTGACTCGGTCGTTTCGGTCCAGACTCCGACCCAGAACCCTGCTGGCTCTAACAACTGGGGTGTAGCATTCGGTATTGATAATGCCGGTGCAGAAGCACTTCAGCAGGCCTGCATCTATTATGGTGCAACCACGAACCCGACTGCCCACGAACTGGAAATGTATCTTGATGGTAATCTCGTGTACAGTGCACCACTCTCATCTGATCTTGCATCTTCGATCGCTAAGAATCCGGTGAACAGTCTGTATGCCGGAACCGGTTCCGGGGATGAAGGTAAAGCACAGGCACAGGAACTTGAGATCCATCTCCGTGCCGGTGCTCTTCCGGTTCAGGTTCAAATCGCCGGGTCCGGTTCAACTTCGGCGGTCCTTGGAGACTACTTCAAAGTTGTCTGTCTGATAGCAGCAATTGCTGCTCTTGCGGCAGTTGCTTTGATGGTCTACCTCAGATACCGTACTCCTGAGATCGTTCTCCCGATGATCGCCACGAATGTTTCCGAGATCATCATTCTTCTCGGTATTGCCGTTTTCATCCAGCAGCTGGATATTGCGGCCATCGCGGCGTTGATCGCGGTTCTCGGAACGGGTATAGATCAGTTGGTCATCATTACAGACGAGGTCATGCATGAAGGTCGTGTCCCGTCTCAGGCACTATATCTCAAACGCCTGAAACGTGCTCTTGTTATTATCATGACTTCAGCAGCCACGGTTATCATCGCCATGTTCCCGCTGATCATCATGGATCTTTCCACCTTGAAGGGATTTGCGATCATCAGTATCCTTGGTATCCTGATCGGTGTTCTCCTCACCCGCCCTGCATATGGTAAGGTTGTGATGGAGATCATGGCAAAATAA
- the carB gene encoding carbamoyl-phosphate synthase large subunit, with protein sequence MPKNLSLKKVLLIGSGPIQIGQAAEFDYAGTQACKAVREEGIEVVLVNSNPATIQTDPETADKVYVEPLKAEIIAEIIKKEKPDGILSGMGGQTGLNLTAELYEMGALEGVQILGTPLEAIYHGEDRDLFKKLMIEIGEPIPRSFILTKIEQLDEAFEEVGLPAIIRPAYTLGGAGGGVANTKEELRNIVEHGLTKSRVHQVLIEESVKGWNEIEFEVMRDAADTCIIICGMENVDPMGIHTGESIVVAPILTLTSDEFGIMRRAAIKIIRALNVQGGCNIQFAFNNGDYRVIEVNPRVSRSSALASKATGYPIARVAAKVAIGLHLDEIKNTVTGCTPACFEPAVDYVVVKVSRWPFDKFKTADRTLTTSMKSTGEVMAIGRTVEEGFKKALRSLDTDIYRHTDLNEIRMILSRPTDERFPTLFDAFRLGMTVKEVYDLTQIEPFFLEKIQNVVDIELELRDHPTEDLVKTSKKFGFSNAEIRELTGWNIYKIESLVGLPTYKMVDTCSAEFPAKTPYYYSTWEQECELTQSDKKKVLILGSGAIRIGQGIEFDYCTVHAVKSLREEGIEVHILNNNPETVSTDFDTSDRLYFEPMQLEDVVNILRKGDYDGVMVQFGGQNSVNLAIPIQEEIKLFGLKTKVLGTSPENMDVAEDRNRFSVLLENNNIPSPANGSAYSEKEAYAIANKIGYPVLVRPSYVLGGRAMELVHDELELQTYIKEAVRVSNTHPVLIDRYLDNATELDVDAVCDGTDVLIGGVMEHIEEAGVHSGDSACVIPTQTLTPEQIATVKDYTRKIALSLGVIGLINIQYALHKGKVYVLEANPRASRTVPFVAKATGIPLAKIAAKLMIGKKLADLGYEEKEIKHVAVKEVLLPFSRLPGVDPILGPEMKSTGEVIGIDYDFGRAFYKASQAADNTIPLKGNVFISVTNTQKMEILPIAQKLHDLGFSLYGTEGTVKFLGQNDIPMNLVRKVQEGSPNILDMIRALDVHLLINTPGDKNARADHLQIMRASIDYSIPYITTIFGAEAAVQAIESMKTNKVTIEPLSHYIG encoded by the coding sequence ATGCCTAAAAACCTTTCACTTAAAAAAGTCCTCCTCATTGGATCAGGACCTATCCAGATCGGACAGGCTGCCGAATTTGACTATGCAGGAACTCAGGCATGTAAAGCTGTTCGTGAAGAAGGGATCGAAGTTGTCTTAGTCAACTCCAATCCTGCAACGATCCAGACCGATCCGGAAACCGCCGATAAAGTCTACGTTGAACCTCTTAAAGCAGAAATCATCGCAGAAATCATCAAAAAGGAAAAACCTGACGGCATTCTCTCAGGGATGGGCGGTCAGACCGGTCTGAACCTTACAGCCGAACTCTATGAAATGGGGGCTCTTGAAGGCGTCCAGATTCTTGGAACCCCGCTCGAAGCTATCTATCATGGTGAAGATCGTGATCTCTTCAAGAAATTGATGATCGAGATCGGCGAGCCGATCCCAAGGAGTTTCATCTTAACCAAGATCGAACAGCTTGATGAAGCATTCGAAGAAGTCGGTCTTCCCGCAATCATTCGTCCGGCATACACACTTGGCGGAGCCGGCGGAGGAGTTGCTAACACCAAAGAAGAACTCAGAAATATCGTAGAACATGGTCTGACAAAGTCGCGTGTCCACCAGGTCCTGATCGAGGAATCGGTCAAAGGCTGGAACGAGATCGAGTTTGAAGTCATGCGTGATGCGGCAGATACCTGTATCATCATCTGCGGTATGGAAAACGTAGACCCGATGGGTATCCACACCGGAGAATCGATTGTCGTTGCTCCGATCCTTACTCTCACCTCTGACGAGTTCGGCATCATGCGGCGTGCTGCAATCAAAATCATCCGTGCACTCAACGTCCAGGGTGGATGTAATATTCAGTTCGCCTTCAATAACGGTGACTACCGGGTCATTGAAGTCAACCCGCGTGTCTCGCGTTCATCGGCTCTTGCCTCCAAAGCAACTGGTTATCCGATCGCCCGTGTGGCAGCAAAAGTGGCCATCGGTCTGCATCTTGACGAGATCAAGAACACGGTCACGGGATGTACACCTGCATGTTTCGAGCCGGCTGTCGATTATGTCGTGGTCAAAGTTTCCAGGTGGCCTTTTGACAAGTTCAAGACCGCTGACCGGACCCTTACCACATCGATGAAAAGTACCGGCGAGGTCATGGCGATCGGCCGTACCGTTGAAGAAGGATTCAAGAAAGCTCTCCGCTCGCTTGATACGGATATCTACCGGCACACCGACTTAAATGAGATCAGGATGATCCTCTCCCGTCCGACCGATGAGAGATTCCCCACACTCTTTGATGCTTTCCGCCTTGGAATGACCGTCAAAGAAGTTTACGATCTCACTCAGATCGAGCCGTTCTTCTTAGAAAAGATCCAGAATGTCGTGGACATTGAGCTTGAGCTCCGTGACCACCCGACAGAAGATCTTGTCAAGACCTCCAAGAAATTCGGTTTCTCCAACGCCGAGATCCGTGAACTTACCGGCTGGAACATCTACAAGATCGAAAGCCTTGTTGGTCTGCCGACCTACAAGATGGTCGACACCTGCTCGGCAGAGTTCCCCGCAAAAACTCCCTACTACTACTCCACGTGGGAACAGGAGTGCGAACTTACTCAGTCCGACAAGAAAAAGGTCCTCATCCTTGGTTCCGGTGCAATTCGTATCGGTCAGGGAATCGAGTTCGATTACTGTACTGTTCACGCAGTCAAGTCCCTGCGTGAAGAAGGGATTGAGGTCCATATCTTAAACAATAACCCCGAAACGGTCTCAACCGACTTCGACACCTCGGACCGCCTGTACTTTGAACCCATGCAGCTTGAGGATGTTGTCAACATCCTCCGAAAAGGCGACTATGACGGTGTTATGGTACAGTTCGGCGGTCAGAACTCCGTAAACTTAGCCATCCCAATTCAGGAAGAAATCAAACTCTTCGGCTTGAAGACGAAAGTTCTCGGAACAAGTCCCGAAAATATGGATGTTGCTGAAGACCGAAACCGGTTCAGCGTCCTTCTGGAAAACAACAACATTCCCTCACCGGCAAACGGCTCTGCTTACTCCGAAAAGGAAGCCTATGCGATCGCCAACAAGATCGGATATCCTGTCCTTGTAAGACCAAGCTACGTCCTCGGCGGCCGGGCAATGGAACTTGTTCACGATGAACTCGAACTTCAGACCTACATCAAAGAAGCAGTGCGTGTTTCCAACACCCACCCAGTCCTGATCGACAGATATCTTGACAATGCAACGGAACTGGATGTGGACGCAGTTTGTGATGGAACAGACGTTCTCATTGGCGGTGTGATGGAACACATCGAAGAAGCCGGTGTTCACTCCGGAGACTCCGCATGTGTTATCCCGACCCAGACCCTTACCCCTGAACAGATCGCAACGGTCAAAGACTACACAAGAAAGATCGCTCTTTCCCTCGGTGTTATCGGTCTGATCAACATCCAGTATGCTCTGCACAAAGGAAAGGTCTATGTCCTTGAGGCAAATCCCCGGGCCAGCAGGACCGTTCCGTTTGTCGCAAAAGCAACCGGTATTCCTCTTGCAAAGATCGCAGCAAAACTGATGATCGGCAAGAAACTTGCAGATCTCGGGTACGAGGAAAAAGAGATCAAACATGTTGCAGTAAAAGAAGTTCTTCTTCCGTTCTCCAGACTCCCGGGTGTCGATCCGATCCTCGGTCCGGAGATGAAGAGTACTGGTGAAGTCATCGGTATCGATTACGACTTCGGCAGAGCATTCTACAAGGCAAGTCAGGCAGCTGACAACACCATCCCGCTGAAAGGAAATGTCTTCATCTCGGTAACAAATACCCAGAAGATGGAAATATTACCCATCGCTCAGAAACTCCACGATCTCGGTTTCTCACTCTACGGTACCGAAGGCACAGTGAAGTTCCTTGGCCAGAATGATATCCCGATGAACCTTGTTAGAAAGGTTCAGGAAGGTTCTCCAAACATCCTGGATATGATCCGGGCACTGGATGTTCATTTACTCATCAACACACCCGGCGATAAAAATGCACGGGCAGATCATCTGCAGATCATGCGGGCAAGTATCGATTACTCGATCCCGTATATCACGACGATCTTCGGGGCTGAAGCTGCGGTACAGGCAATAGAGTCGATGAAGACTAACAAGGTCACCATCGAACCGCTGAGCCACTACATCGGTTAA
- a CDS encoding protein translocase subunit SecF yields the protein MKLPKYDINKYDPKRMMAIPAVLFGIALVIVGITFALTGMPVTPGIDFAGGTAVTIHTDDTKEEIVAFYNGYDLKSVDEGIGSGGYYLKFGPMSNEDMMTFNDYTLSKYPEASIDQIGANFGATLQSQAMWAILFAFIGMAVVVFIAFRKIVPALTVVCAGVADITITAAVMNILGIELSLATTAALLMLIGYSVDSNILLTTKVLKRQGKLEEKMEGAFRTGIIMTTTTLAAIVAMFLVAFIGQVPMLYSIAAVLIIGLICDIIFTWGFNAGVLRMYLSGSEKSQATPKQPKKDNRGAKQ from the coding sequence ATGAAACTCCCCAAATACGACATCAACAAATACGATCCAAAACGTATGATGGCAATACCTGCCGTCCTTTTTGGTATCGCTCTGGTGATCGTCGGCATAACGTTTGCATTGACAGGAATGCCTGTCACACCCGGTATTGATTTCGCCGGTGGAACAGCGGTTACCATTCATACGGATGATACCAAAGAAGAAATTGTCGCTTTTTACAATGGATATGATTTGAAATCCGTTGACGAAGGTATTGGCTCGGGAGGGTATTACCTTAAGTTTGGTCCGATGTCCAATGAGGACATGATGACGTTTAACGATTATACTCTTTCGAAATATCCTGAGGCGAGCATTGATCAGATAGGTGCAAACTTTGGAGCAACCCTCCAGTCCCAGGCGATGTGGGCGATTTTGTTCGCCTTCATCGGGATGGCAGTGGTGGTTTTCATTGCGTTCAGAAAAATCGTCCCTGCCCTTACGGTGGTTTGTGCTGGTGTGGCTGATATCACCATAACCGCCGCGGTAATGAACATCCTTGGAATTGAATTATCCCTTGCGACGACCGCCGCTCTTCTGATGCTTATCGGTTACTCTGTTGACAGCAACATCCTGCTGACAACGAAAGTCCTTAAGCGTCAGGGAAAGCTTGAGGAAAAAATGGAGGGCGCGTTTCGGACAGGTATCATTATGACTACCACGACCCTTGCCGCAATCGTTGCCATGTTCCTTGTTGCATTTATCGGTCAGGTTCCCATGCTGTATTCTATTGCAGCCGTCCTGATCATTGGTCTTATCTGTGATATTATTTTTACCTGGGGCTTCAATGCCGGAGTTCTCCGCATGTATCTGTCCGGGTCGGAAAAATCCCAGGCAACGCCAAAACAACCTAAAAAGGATAACAGAGGTGCGAAACAATGA
- a CDS encoding lipase family alpha/beta hydrolase, with the protein MGPFEYPYKKIVDRLCDEFPDRGVYFFSYDFRQLKSDSSDLLHQQIQNILQKTGGSKVDLVAHSLGGLVVSTYLETYGEEHIRKIIMVATPYEGTPDTINTALTGELTYVPAGWLEAVTKLSKEVRISFPSTAELIPTNAYDDLHPVYLYTENIPISDDIQATENTFSEGEPYYTPAGFTKDAGQNVYKPLTGNQYEIILRKIFGDGHALRLINDSRIITTMDRSYFAVGINHQTIRSLIFSDAPSDPGITHIIYDHAGDGCVPEESATMYGYLETLGKDTQGNERLLKVEAEHGGITSHDKALDWIITILSDKSTANIQSDPVITDKTVMVKIAGRQEIMSKLQNLVTSIKNQKNTQ; encoded by the coding sequence ATGGGCCCATTCGAATATCCATATAAAAAAATAGTAGACCGCCTCTGTGATGAGTTTCCAGATAGGGGAGTATACTTTTTTTCCTATGATTTCCGTCAGTTAAAATCTGATTCCTCAGATTTGTTACATCAGCAGATTCAGAATATCCTGCAAAAGACCGGCGGGTCTAAAGTTGACCTGGTAGCACACAGTCTCGGCGGGCTGGTCGTTTCAACATATCTGGAAACATATGGTGAGGAGCACATCAGGAAAATCATAATGGTCGCAACCCCGTATGAAGGAACGCCCGATACAATAAACACAGCTTTGACCGGGGAGCTGACATACGTCCCGGCAGGGTGGCTTGAAGCAGTAACTAAACTTTCGAAAGAGGTGCGGATAAGTTTTCCTTCGACAGCAGAGCTGATCCCAACGAATGCATATGACGACCTGCACCCGGTATATCTGTATACAGAAAACATTCCAATAAGTGATGACATACAAGCGACGGAAAACACGTTTTCAGAGGGAGAGCCGTATTACACACCCGCCGGTTTTACCAAAGACGCAGGACAGAATGTCTACAAACCGCTGACCGGGAATCAATATGAGATCATTCTGAGAAAGATCTTTGGTGATGGACATGCCCTCAGACTGATAAATGACAGCCGGATAATCACCACAATGGATAGATCATACTTTGCCGTCGGCATAAATCATCAGACGATACGGTCACTGATATTCTCGGATGCTCCATCGGATCCCGGGATTACTCACATAATATACGATCACGCAGGTGACGGATGTGTTCCGGAGGAGTCAGCAACTATGTATGGATATCTCGAAACTCTTGGAAAGGACACACAGGGGAATGAGCGTTTACTCAAAGTAGAAGCAGAGCATGGGGGTATTACAAGTCATGACAAAGCGCTGGACTGGATCATTACGATTCTCTCTGACAAATCAACTGCGAACATCCAATCAGATCCAGTCATCACAGACAAAACAGTCATGGTAAAGATTGCAGGCCGCCAGGAAATCATGTCCAAACTACAGAATTTGGTTACGTCAATCAAAAATCAGAAAAACACTCAATAA
- a CDS encoding EFR1 family ferrodoxin (N-terminal region resembles flavodoxins. C-terminal ferrodoxin region binds two 4Fe-4S clusters.), translated as MKTILYYFTGTGNSLAVAKAISTRLPETELAPIPKLMLIGEKVTVPDDVNVGIVYPLYAMGLPKIVVNFFALLDLSHAGYVFSVVTEGGKSGSPTKQIAALCEKSGHKLNAAWWIQMPDNYIPFSAPPEKSVEKTIRENALRKVAVIVEDIKERRGSIVGFTVIGSIMRLMYGPFIRNIHNFDKKFVVSPSCNGCQICVRICPVNNIHPLPHGKKEWLHTCEGCLACLQFCPVEALSCGGKTANRQRYHHANATVADMLEQKGISETK; from the coding sequence ATGAAAACAATACTTTACTACTTTACCGGAACGGGTAATTCACTCGCTGTGGCTAAAGCAATATCCACCCGACTCCCTGAAACCGAACTCGCCCCCATCCCTAAACTCATGCTCATCGGCGAGAAGGTCACTGTTCCCGATGATGTAAACGTCGGAATAGTTTACCCGCTTTATGCCATGGGTCTCCCCAAAATCGTTGTAAATTTTTTCGCGCTTCTTGATCTCTCACATGCAGGATATGTTTTCTCTGTTGTTACCGAAGGAGGAAAAAGCGGTTCGCCGACAAAACAGATCGCTGCTCTGTGCGAGAAAAGCGGGCACAAACTTAACGCAGCCTGGTGGATCCAGATGCCCGATAACTATATCCCCTTCAGCGCTCCGCCGGAGAAGTCCGTTGAGAAGACCATCCGGGAAAACGCGCTTCGTAAAGTGGCAGTTATTGTGGAGGATATCAAAGAACGCCGGGGTTCTATCGTGGGATTCACTGTGATCGGCAGCATCATGAGGCTTATGTATGGCCCCTTCATCAGAAACATACACAACTTCGACAAAAAATTTGTCGTCAGCCCTTCGTGTAACGGTTGTCAAATCTGCGTTAGGATATGTCCGGTAAACAATATCCACCCCCTTCCTCACGGAAAAAAAGAGTGGCTCCATACCTGCGAGGGTTGCCTTGCCTGCCTTCAGTTCTGCCCTGTTGAAGCATTGTCCTGTGGTGGAAAAACTGCCAATCGTCAGCGGTATCATCACGCAAATGCGACCGTAGCAGACATGCTTGAACAGAAAGGAATCTCTGAAACAAAATAA
- a CDS encoding carbamoyl phosphate synthase small subunit: MKAVLGLEDGTIITGTGFGVEGSASGELVVTLVSSGYMEALSDPSVSGQLLMFGYPLVGNYGANKDQLQHDKVHAAGTIVRELCVHPKHQPTLGEFFEDNGLMGIEGVDTRMLTIKLREQGVMRAALITGSDDGYKAVNMAQAAPIQETRELIPGVTCPAPYHIEGKGKKIAVLDLGCRKSVFTSLKNRGADIYVYPYGTPADVILADKPSALFLTNGPGYPFAAPKAISCVKDILGTIPVHGICMGSEIIAAALGGQVEKLRLGHRGASQPVKFSDGTVAVTFQGHGYAVVADSLPEGCEVNCINANDGTVEGFVNNDLGVYCVQFHPEHDGIYDGVEKPIYDIMYRGIPDA, translated from the coding sequence ATGAAGGCTGTCTTAGGACTTGAAGATGGGACAATCATCACTGGAACCGGCTTTGGCGTTGAAGGTTCTGCTTCCGGTGAATTGGTTGTCACCCTTGTATCCTCAGGATACATGGAAGCCCTTAGTGACCCGAGTGTATCCGGACAACTACTTATGTTCGGTTATCCACTTGTCGGAAACTACGGAGCAAATAAAGATCAGCTCCAGCATGACAAAGTTCACGCTGCGGGAACAATTGTGCGTGAACTCTGCGTTCATCCAAAACATCAGCCAACCCTTGGCGAATTCTTTGAGGATAACGGTCTCATGGGCATCGAAGGTGTTGACACCCGGATGCTCACCATCAAACTGCGTGAACAGGGAGTTATGCGTGCTGCCCTTATCACCGGCTCTGATGACGGATACAAAGCCGTCAACATGGCGCAGGCTGCTCCAATCCAGGAAACCCGCGAACTTATTCCAGGTGTAACCTGTCCGGCTCCATATCACATCGAAGGAAAGGGCAAAAAAATTGCCGTCCTTGATCTTGGATGCAGAAAATCAGTATTCACCAGCCTGAAAAACCGCGGTGCAGATATCTATGTCTACCCCTACGGAACGCCGGCCGATGTGATCCTTGCTGACAAACCGAGTGCCCTTTTCCTAACGAATGGGCCGGGTTATCCGTTTGCCGCACCAAAAGCAATCTCCTGTGTGAAAGATATCCTTGGAACCATCCCGGTACACGGAATCTGCATGGGTTCGGAAATCATCGCTGCAGCTCTAGGAGGTCAGGTCGAAAAACTCAGACTTGGTCACAGAGGAGCAAGTCAGCCTGTTAAATTCTCTGACGGAACGGTTGCCGTAACTTTCCAGGGACACGGATACGCCGTAGTCGCCGACAGTCTCCCAGAAGGCTGTGAAGTAAACTGTATTAATGCAAACGACGGTACGGTCGAAGGATTCGTCAACAACGACCTTGGCGTGTACTGTGTACAGTTCCACCCGGAACACGATGGAATTTACGACGGCGTGGAAAAACCAATTTACGATATCATGTACAGAGGAATCCCTGATGCCTAA